From Cyprinus carpio isolate SPL01 chromosome A18, ASM1834038v1, whole genome shotgun sequence:
TCATAAATGGTATAGCAATagtcttaattattttaagagCACTTAAATAAGTAATGGAAATCGTGATATGgcctaatgtgattattaaacttcaaaaggagattatttattattatttatttaggcaaTTATTGCACATTCAGAGCAGTTTGTAATCAATAAATACCATCCATTTATCCAAAGAGATTGTTTATGCTCTACCTTTGAGATgaattatgataatattttctttatggTTTTTACGTTTGTTTGCCTTTTTTATGTTGTAGATTGCCATAAGAGTGCAGTATTTTATCACCCATCGAGCAGATGAAAGTAGTAAAGCATAGATTTTCAAAATAAGTCTCTCATtatgcatgatttttatttttttctctggatATTATTGGCGTTTTGGCTGCCATATCACAATAAAGAAGGGAAAGGCAAAGATCAACTTTTTACACATtcagtatttagaattttttgataTCAGTACAATAATCTTTTTATTGCTTTGttattgtgtggtgtgtgtgtggtgtgtgtgtgtgtgtgtgtgtgtgtgtgtgtgtgtgtgtgtgtgtgtgtgtgtgtgtgtgtgtgtgtgtgtgtgtgtgtgtgtgtgtcagcaaaATCAAAAATCGATCGATCATTTGTATGCATCAATATATTAGTACTTAAACCGATTTTTAAAcatattgagagaaaaaaaatgtcttgagtaattttttaatttgttactcTGTTTTGCAGTTGAATATGTAAAAGAATCTGAGATACATGATTTATTTTGAGATTGAATGGGTTTGTTCTGTATGGatgtgatattaattttaaaaaaatgtcttaaactgtcttaatttgattagatatatatagatatagatatagatatataccacacacacacacacacacacatatatatatatatatatatatatatatatatatatacgacacacacacaacacacaacatatatatatatatattatatatatatatatatatatctatatatatatccctaACCCTTCCCTTTATTCTGGTATCTCTCTATATTCAGCATTCCAGTGCCATGAGAACGGCGCAACGGTTCTTCAATATGCTCCTAAACAGCAGCTCATCATCACGGGCGGACGGAAGGGATTCGTCTGTATTTTTGACATCCGTCAGAGACAGTTGCTCCACACATTCCAGGCACATGATTCAACCATCAAAGCAATGGCCATGGACTCCACTGAAGACTTCTTTGTCACCGGCTCAGCTGAAGGGAACATGAAGGTATATTCCcctaaaatgacacacttcatctTAAGCATCTCCTGTTGCTGTTATATTGGATATTTatgctaaaaacataaaaagcaaagtgacattaaaaaagatttatttaaaaacattgataactccaaaaaaataaataattaggctGAATTTTAAAGTTGTTTATCAGCTTTTAAATGGGAGGAGAAATGCTTCTCATATCTTTTTGTTGTTTAAGTCCAAGGCTGTGTTTCTTCTGTCATTTTGATAAAAAGACTGGGAAgatgtgtaaaaaataatgtcagacaacctgaatgaaaatgagaaattacaaCACCTCTCAGTGAAAGAATGTTGCATTGACAGCATGTGAATGTTCTTGTCAGTCTGAACAGATACATTAACCAGttgttcattcaaatgtttataaCATATAATTTTTGCACTGAACACTTGTCTGGGTGTAAACAAGCCTTTAGGCTGGTAACACATCTCTGTTGATTATGCATTTACAAACTGAATTGTTCTATTCAGCCTATGCCATGTAAAGAATTCAGAATAGTGTTCGTACATAtactaaaacatttcagtttttgattttaaggacatttatttttacttacataTGATAAAACAACTTTGATAATGTGTTGGATCACCTCTTGCTCCagcataaaatgcaatttataaaaaaaaaaaaaaaaaaatgcatgcaatattTTACTGTGTTCGCAAATAATGCAAGTCTGCTAGCGTTTGAACAGCATTCAGTAATCTCAAATGGGTAAAAATTTGTCAGTCAATCAACCTGGGCTAATATATCTATAACTAATAtatagtgatgcaccaaaattttggcaatcaaaaatatttggcccaaaaaatgaataatttgtttAAGCCATAACAGTGGTGATATTTAATTAGTGTCTGTTGAATAAGCtattaaatgtttgttatttgatATTTCAGTAACAAATTATGTCATTAGAAAGTTCATATAAAAACCATAAAgcaattgtcatttaatttttttctgtacatttcagttttttatttgtatgttgcaATATACAATGTATAATCAattcagtgtatttaaaaaaaaaaaaaaatacattgaattgattaaatgatttataaaactttattttcggTTTTGGTTTTTAAACTTTTGGTGTTAAGGAAAAATTGCATTCCTGTTCTGGTTCAGGTCTGGAAGTTGGCGGGTCACGGTCTCATGCACTCCTTCAGCACCGAGCACGCTAAACAGTCCATATTCCGAAACATCGGCGCCGGCGTGATGAAAATTGAAACCTGCCCAGGCAACCGGATCTTCACCTGCGGAGCCGACGGGACCCTGAAAATGAGGGTCCTTCCCGACCGCTGCAACATTCCGGCCAGTATATTCCAGATCCTCTAACACCGGAGCACCCGTAGAACGCTAACGCTTTCATCGGCACCTCCACGTTTCCTTAGCTGTGAATTGTAAACAGGTAACAAATGTCTCGCGCTGCAGAATATCTTTACACCCCGCCCCACAAAAGATGTTGGAAGACACGCATGAGGTCCCTCAATTCTAACGATCGACTACTGTCATTTCTGGAGATGAATCCAGATAACATGTTGGTAGGAAAGCCGTATGCATGAGCTGTTTGAGTCATCGCACTCCATTCCCAGGTTATTGGTCGTGCTCTGTAAAAGTGCTCAAAGCTCCATttttaagtgtgtatgtgtgtgtgtcttcatttTGTGCCCATTTTAGCATCTAAATACCAGCACTGTGCTTCTGATATCAGTGTAAGTCCAGTTGTTGgattatgtttttactgtacgTTTTCTCCTTGGCTGCTAATGTATGTGCAGAGTGTAAAAATGGCAGAGTACCCTGGCGGCCCGGCGATTGCGCCGTGGCCCCAGAGACACACCCCCTCCCTTCCACACGCACACGCTGCTGACACGCTTGTTTCTGTAGCAGCCAAACAGCTAAACATTCCATGCAAGATGATGATGCTTGCTCCTGGAAATGACGTTTTTGACCTTTTCATCTCTCAAGCCCAGAAATTCTCACTTTGAACAGAAAACGTTTCGtttttgcacaaaatatttgtttgtttgtttgctcgtTTTAGTTTCGTTTGTTCTTCTACAAAttcttgtatttatatttaattttaggaATGTAACTTCCGTTTTAGATGTCTGGGACAAAGTGCAACACTGAataggttttgttttatttatttatatatttattttttcatgttttatctaTTCTAAGTATTTGCACTCAGATCTGGGGAAACAATAACAAGTGATTACGTTACAAGTGATAAAAGCTCTATTAGaggaaactgttatttacaaatgaatgtCTGGCTGTTTGTGGCCGAGTAGTAAAAAGTGgaaatagttttaaatgaataaatatatatatatataaatataaaaatgatttacgACAATAGCTTGTACAAACACAATAACgcttttagtttatattttgattttagcaTAACTGCTGGAATAGTTGTATATTTAGTTTGatgtatgtgatatttattaaaatcatatttgtgttTCTGTCTGATTTGCTGGGCACCATGTCAACTGTGCGTATTTTAAATGTTCAACCGATGGTCTGATGTGTATTTATTGAAAAGCCTGATCTGTCTGCGTGTGTGAAAATGCAAACCCCAAAAACACTGGTTGATATTTCTGAAGGAACAGGTAGTTCTGTCATGGTCAAAGTTTTACCTTTGTAAGTTGAATAaattctttttatttgaattaaatcattTCACTTTTACTGTTTCAACTCCActtctttatattaaaatgtttcaggGTTTATTTCAGGATTTCCAAGCATTTGTAGCTACATAAACGTGTGCAATGTAAATTAAACAACACTTGGCAAATATATTTTGTGTCTTATACATACTAGCAGTCTAATACAATATCTATAACatgaagtcaacaaaaaaaaagttcaccttaacttaaagtgatagttcaccaaaaaatgaaattttgatgtttatctgcttatccccagggcatccaagatctaggtgactttgtttcttcagtagaacacaaacaaaaaatttgaactctgtctgtcagtcatataatggaagtgaatgggaatcacagctttgagagtcaaaaaacatacacagacaaaaccaaattaaaccctgcggctcatgacgATAAACTGaggtgtaaagacacaaaacgatcggtctgtgcaagaaactgaacagtatatatatatttttttttacctctgattcgccgcaatgtccaaactgtcctGAGTGCATTCTCAACAGCCGGCCCATGATGCGTCGTCGTcgtcttcttgctttacggcggatcacagacttataagtgcattactgccagcTATCTCTAAAATGGACCATTGATACTCTATCTACAATATCAATTATGAGGGtcagtggtccatttgagagataggtggcggtaatgcacttataagtctgtgatccgccgtaaagcaagaagaagaaaaagaagacacCGTCTGAAGAAGAAGACAAGAATGCGCTCaggacagtttggacattgcagtgaatcagaggtaaaaaaaaaaaataatatatataaatactgttctgtTTCTTGCGCAGACTGATCGTTTCGTGTCTAAACacttttgactctcaaagccgtgattgcCATTCACTTCTATTATATGACTGAAAGACtacaacggtttgagttaaaaatcttggtttgtgttctactgaagaaacaaagtcacctacatcttggatgccctgggggtaagcaaataaacatcacattttcatttttgggtgaactatccctttaagggtggCACAAGTGTCCAAATATGTAATGCAAATATCACTAGATAGACAATTTAGTTCTTGATCTATCATCCactcaaaaaaaatgaaatatataggTAGCAACTGAAGCATTGGTTATTTGCTTATAAATATACATGAACgtaacaaaaaaaaccacaaactaTTGCAATTATGTCATTGATTTTTGATTATTCATCTGAGTGGAACTGTACTTGGTATGACTTGACGTAGCTGCTGTCCCATATGTAGAGATGTTTGTCTCTGGGATTGTATGAGATCATGGACAGAACCCCTCCAGGTGCCCTCAGATCTAAACTGACACTAATAGGCTTCTCTTTCAGGAGGTCAAAGCCGTACGTCACTTTTGTGTCTTTAGTATCCGTGACATAGAGGATACCACAGGCGATAAATGCATTACCGACCTTGGTCCTGGGGTAGGTGGCGTTGATGTATGTGGTGACGGAGAAAGTTTTCTCATCCAGTCGTGCCACCATTATGTTGTCGTCAGTGTTGGAGGCAAATATGATCCACATACCGTTCTCATCCACTGCCAATTTGAAATAGGTCTTTGAGTTCTCAAGAAGGTAGGACTTATTGTGATAGAAAGCATTTTCAATGGTCAGCATGTGTAAGATCTTCGTCTGGAGGTCAAACCTGGGAATATTGGAGAATTGACAGCATGTGTTACAAGAACATTAAGTATTCTTTCAGATAAACTTAGGAAAGGACTTTCATTCTTCCTTTGGAACACAAACGGTGAGGTTTTGTTCAAAGTGTTCATTTTTAACAAGGATTGTTGCAGCTTAACAATGGCTGACAGTCATTCAAAAGGAATCTTCCCCTCTGCCATAGTTCCCCTCGCAATGACATGCCATGTGTGAATTGAATTGCTAATAAGATTTGAGAACTATGGCTGAGAGGAAGATTCCCTATGAATGACTGTCAGCCATTGTGTGTCaaagagaaatattttaaaattcagctGAAAGTTCATTAGTTGCACATGTGAATTGTACAGCTACATTTCTTAGGCTGAACTATCactaagaaattttttttttttttttttttaattgatttttaaagttAGTAATGagtaagaaaataaaactttttgtagAAAGGTActagaacagttttttttttagtgtgatttaaaaatgagttagtaatgtgtgtgtgtgtatattattattttattttttacaactttttttaaatgcagtgattaaaaaaatgagTAATTAAATGGGTAACTAAAAATAGTTATGTGTAAGTAATTTGCATTATAATTTAAACAGGAATAACAAAGTTTGTTTACACTatgttttacactttaaaaaagagGCACTACGTTGTCACTAGGCTGGTATCCTAAGGTAAAAGTAAATTTACCCCAGATAGTTACATATTAGTGcttcaaaatgtacatttcagtATCACATATATACCTTCTGAAAGGATACCGCTCCAGTGACCATTTTGCACTTCTAGTCCTCCATATGTTTGGAGTGatgtaatgacagaatttaaattttttggctcaattaaatgatttataatcTTGATATTATCAAGGGGATCTGCCCATGCTATCTTCAGACATACTTGGCAATAATGGAAGTTCCAGCGATGTGGTAGAATATGGAGCCGTTATGTACAGCGTGGCCACAACCTTGGAAAAATTTCTGTACATCAATGGATTCATTGCTGCTGTTCTGGAATGCTGCGATACTGTTGTACTCCTTTATGATACGTCCTAATAAATTTGTGAACATGAAATAGGGAAAATCTTAGAAGCaatgttccaggttcaatacaaggTGCTCTATGACAGCATTTATTGCACAGTGTCAAATACTAAAGATTAAACATTTTGATTACAGTTAATACTTTCAAATGAATGGAGAGTTTAAACGCAGGGTTTATATGCTGTATTGAAGAGTGTTTGTTCTCTCTTCAGTACCTGAGAAATGTTCTGCTACCCAGATCTTCTCATTGTCATGAGCAGCAGTGTCCATCATCCACGCTCCAAACGTGCTGCTCATTTTCATCAGATGTCTTGGGTTCTGCACTGACTTTATGACACAGTCTGCCAAACACAATCACACTCTCAAAGGTAAAGTTTAATAAAGGCTGTAGTTCAATGTAGAACAACTAATACATTGCTCTAGTTGGTACCGTTTATCTTCCGTGATACCATTTTCtggctgatgatgtcatcatttggGACTGAATTAAGGTGACCTACAGATAAACAATGAGATTACACATATTATATGTTATGATGTGTCTTATGGGGAAAGGTCACTATACCCAATTTTTGTTTTGCATCCgaatcaagagagagagagaacttatatagtataatttaattactgaaaattatattaaaattaaaatattttgtaaaaaaaaaaaatttaagttattgGTATTGTTGCTAGTtgtatgttgtttgtgtgttttgttttttttttttttagttgtaattcTCATTCctgtaatacaaataataatttatgtaatatagttttaaaaaaatgtaatacaataataAGTTGTATGTAGCGTacatacaattatacattttcataatttcttaaattatttgaagaaagaaaatagttttgttttatgatcatggggtaattttgaaacatttataagCACAGTTTATCATTTTAGCCATTTTTAACTTACCCACAGACTCCTTCCCCATGTGGAGATGTGCTCTGTGGCTCCTGTGTCTTGGTGGCCCCTGAGGCCCGGGAGGCCCTGGAAGGCCAGGTGGACCAGGGAGGCCAGGGGGCCCAATTGGACCAGGTGGACCTGCAAATTAAAGCAGAAGAAATATGACCCTTTAACTGTGACTATATTCCAACATCCACATATACCTTACTGCTTAGAAATTGcctattcacttttttttttctttcaccaatAAAAACAGAACTTATCTTTACCCTCTACTATGACATCATTTGAAGGTTCACCCTGTTCTCCAGGGGGTCCTGAGGGTCCAGGATATCCTTGCTCTCCTCTCTCACCAGGCTCACCCTTCTCACCTGGAGGACCTGCACACGGGTACAAAGAAGCAAAAAATCATTCACTGACAGCTCCATGCAGCACAGTTCTCAAATCATTCAGAGCCGGTTATTATATTATAGTCATGTAATAAATGTtacagttatgttttattttagtaattacccAAATAAACactgagtaataataattaactacacACACTATAGGGGtaagattagggtttggtttagggttagttgcttgtaatttTCCACTGTcttttactactaataataatttgctaTTATTACTATGTGTAACTACGccttaaaataaagagttacCAACAAGACAAATATATAGATACATTTTCTGAACAAAAATGAGTGTGGTTGGTTTCTAGGtgatgttcttggtggttgctatggtgttctgggtgtttgttgGTTCTAAACGCTTGTAACATTGTTACCTAGCCAGGTAAACACTGCATTATGATGCAAGAACTGTCAATAAACAATCAATTGTGTGTGGAACTTAAAGTATAGAATCATCATGAAACTTATTCTAATGTTGTCTGGTCATTTCTCCACCACAGTACAAAGAATTTTATTCGGTTTCTtaaaaactgatttgctgaaTGACACTTCTAGAATGTCTGTGGGCTCTTGTGCTTTCAGAACAGAGCAGTCAGTCAGCTGTAATCATGAGTTCTGCTTTATTCAGTGGGAGATCTCGAAATCTCTCTGAATCCTGCTATGTGACTGAAGCAGGATAAAATTCCCCTCTCCTCTTCCTTAGTGGATGATAAAAGCCATAGAAAGCAGCCGAATTTTTGAGAAGAGGTTTGAAAGGAGGACATTTTCTTTCAGAAGACTTTTTTGACCATATTCATTCATGTGCATGATGGATGGATTTTCCACATTTTGCATATACAGTAGCTGACCTCTTTTTCCTCGTTTTCCATGTGCTCCAGGCTCTCCTGGCAACCCTGGAATTCCATCTGTTCCATTATACCCCGGCATTCCGTCCACACCCGGCAAGCCTGGAATTCCATAAAGTAAGATTATTTGAGTGACACATTATTTGGAACTCTACACTGAAAATTGCTAGcaaatttatttatgtagcacactgtattaaatgtaaaattctgatactagtattttaaatagtattttcatgtaaatCTTGTACTGTCATACTGTACTTCACTACAcaatcagaagaagaaaaaatacacataataaagGACAACTGCAAAAGAAAAAGGCACTTTTTATTACATTACAACTCTCTTCCAATTTTCATTACCACAAtgcaaagaatatatatatatatatatatatatatatatatatatatatatatatatatatatatatatataataaagctgAAAGATTTATAGTTCCTGATAATATTTTTGTACTGCTTTTCATTTATGCAAAATGCTTTTgtagtatttaattaattactttattaattcatccatccatctttttccTTGTGGTAGAATATAACCAatgaacaacattaaaataattaatttcctaCCTGGAAGTCCTGGTGGTCCTGGTGGTCCTGGTGGCCCTGTGAAAGTCGAAATCAAACCAAGCTGTAAACATGGAGACAATCGATTCTGGAGATAGgaagttgtgtaaaaaaaatggtCCAATAGATCCTAATACTCACCAGTCAGACAGACTCCCTTAGTACTGTTGCAAATATCCAGAAGAATTTTAACCTGCAACATATATTTGTACTCAAGTTGTTGCAGAACTGTGTTGAAAAATGTTCTAGATGAATCCCATTATGTAACCACTGGAGCAAAACTAAAAagcatttacttttaatttgtgAATAGAAGAATTATCTACAGATAACAGAGAAaccatatagatttttttttctcattacacTCTTAGAAAGTAATGTTGATgtgaaggaattttccatattgatCTTTTTCACAAGTGTTTTACCTATATTTTGAATTGCACATTGCATTCTGTTGTGTTAGGGTTAGAAATGTCTGTAAGCTTCTAAAATAATGTTGAGtttaatgttatgtaaatgtataatattgagtttacagacatttctacGGACATTTATAACAGACTTTTtaaaggattttcttttttcttacagCGTATGATAAAATGTAAAACGTATAtactatttaagaaaataaaaatccatcTATTAGGAAATTCAGACACAATACAATTCAACTAGTTAAAGTTGTGAAATAAAGaaccttgctgaaaaaaataaatataaaatgcttaatattggGTATATAACATTATACAGCTATCAGggttatctatttaaaaaaaaaaatatatatatggaaagcACTCTTGGTGTAAACTACAGTTGATACTGTTCACTTTTATCCATAGTTTGCTTTGGAAGAATTAAATTAATTGTGCaatctgcacaaataaatcaatcatgTCAGTATGAGTTTCTTACTGG
This genomic window contains:
- the LOC109074701 gene encoding gliomedin-like, which gives rise to MLDPLAELRRTGGFRQCGGRLSWQVRWILYSVCVLTVINCAGLVLLLVQQRELWAHLTEVERQIVEISQSSVVEFMTQVNEDEAEYQYSRNKRSRQHRGTRPFEEHEGSVGEEVLGDFQYQYPQTHGPVYQHKTEEQDGMMTMMTYSMVPVKILLDICNSTKGVCLTGPPGPPGPPGLPGLPGVDGMPGYNGTDGIPGLPGEPGAHGKRGKRGPPGEKGEPGERGEQGYPGPSGPPGEQGEPSNDVIVEGPPGPIGPPGLPGPPGLPGPPGPQGPPRHRSHRAHLHMGKESVGHLNSVPNDDIISQKMVSRKINDCVIKSVQNPRHLMKMSSTFGAWMMDTAAHDNEKIWVAEHFSGRIIKEYNSIAAFQNSSNESIDVQKFFQGCGHAVHNGSIFYHIAGTSIIAKFDLQTKILHMLTIENAFYHNKSYLLENSKTYFKLAVDENGMWIIFASNTDDNIMVARLDEKTFSVTTYINATYPRTKVGNAFIACGILYVTDTKDTKVTYGFDLLKEKPISVSLDLRAPGGVLSMISYNPRDKHLYIWDSSYVKSYQVQFHSDE